Proteins from a genomic interval of Nitrospina gracilis Nb-211:
- a CDS encoding deoxynucleoside kinase has translation MNEPRFIAIEGGIGAGKTTLARRLAQEYDAKLVLEVDEDNPFIGKFYQDREANAFQTQVFFLLSRFNQYRELAQRDLFSSIAVTDYLFQRDHIFAQLNLKDHEYTLYQQIYNLVRIKIPKPDLVIFLQADTDVLFTRVEKRGRDYEQLIDYEYLDSVNRAFNNFFFYYTETPLLVVNTNKIDIVDKKIDLKELIHKINNHKIGREYYNPLGS, from the coding sequence ATGAACGAACCCAGGTTCATCGCAATCGAAGGCGGCATCGGCGCTGGCAAAACCACGCTCGCCAGGCGGCTGGCGCAGGAGTACGACGCCAAACTGGTGCTTGAGGTGGACGAGGACAACCCCTTCATCGGCAAATTCTATCAGGACCGCGAAGCCAACGCCTTCCAGACCCAGGTTTTTTTTTTACTGAGCCGCTTCAACCAGTACCGGGAACTCGCCCAGCGCGACCTGTTCAGCAGTATCGCGGTCACCGACTACCTGTTCCAGCGCGACCACATCTTCGCCCAACTCAACCTCAAGGACCACGAGTACACGCTCTACCAGCAGATTTACAACCTCGTGCGCATCAAAATTCCGAAGCCGGATCTGGTCATTTTCCTGCAGGCAGACACCGATGTCCTGTTCACCCGCGTGGAAAAGCGCGGCAGGGACTACGAGCAGTTGATCGACTACGAATACCTCGATTCTGTCAACCGGGCGTTCAATAACTTTTTCTTTTATTACACCGAAACGCCCCTGCTGGTGGTGAACACCAACAAGATCGACATCGTGGACAAAAAAATTGACCTGAAAGAGTTGATTCACAAAATCAATAATCATAAAATAGGACGAGAATATTACAATCCGCTTGGATCCTGA
- the panB gene encoding 3-methyl-2-oxobutanoate hydroxymethyltransferase has protein sequence MNTQRMTLPVLMERKKTGRKITAVTAYDYSMARLLDGVDIDLVLVGDSVGMVSLGYDTTLPVTMDEMIHHTRAVRRGVGRALVVGDMPFMSYHVSDEETIRNAGRFIQEGGAEAVKLEGGVKFADRVRAVVDAGISVMGHIGLTPQSIHQFGGYRVQGKNYYDSRQIKKDALALQKAGVFAIVLEAIPAELAAEITSEIDIPTIGIGAGRDCDGQILVLNDLLGLNQDFTPKFVKRFAELGEAVQSALRSYVDEVQTGTFPTAEHTYNLKRKPLREAGNQGSS, from the coding sequence ATGAACACCCAACGCATGACCCTGCCGGTTTTGATGGAACGCAAAAAGACCGGACGCAAAATCACCGCCGTCACCGCTTACGATTACTCCATGGCGCGCCTGCTGGACGGCGTGGACATCGACCTCGTGCTGGTGGGCGACTCCGTCGGCATGGTGTCGCTCGGTTACGACACCACGCTTCCGGTGACGATGGACGAGATGATCCACCACACCCGCGCCGTGCGCCGGGGCGTCGGCCGCGCGCTGGTCGTCGGCGACATGCCGTTCATGTCGTACCACGTCTCGGATGAAGAGACGATCCGCAACGCGGGCCGCTTCATCCAGGAAGGCGGCGCCGAGGCGGTGAAACTGGAAGGCGGGGTGAAATTCGCCGACCGCGTCCGCGCCGTGGTGGATGCGGGCATTTCGGTGATGGGCCACATCGGCCTCACGCCACAGTCGATCCACCAGTTCGGCGGTTACCGCGTGCAGGGCAAGAATTATTACGACTCCCGCCAGATCAAAAAGGACGCGCTGGCGTTGCAGAAGGCCGGGGTATTCGCCATCGTGCTGGAAGCCATCCCGGCAGAGCTGGCGGCGGAGATCACCAGCGAGATCGACATCCCCACCATCGGCATCGGTGCGGGCCGTGACTGCGACGGGCAGATTCTGGTGCTCAACGACCTGTTGGGCCTCAACCAGGACTTCACGCCCAAATTCGTCAAACGCTTCGCCGAGTTGGGCGAGGCGGTGCAGAGCGCGCTCCGCAGTTATGTGGACGAGGTGCAGACCGGAACCTTCCCCACCGCCGAGCACACCTACAACCTGAAACGCAAACCTCTCAGGGAGGCGGGCAATCAGGGTTCCTCCTGA
- the panC gene encoding pantoate--beta-alanine ligase → MEILRTIADMKAWSQKARSAGRVVGLVPTMGALHEGHLSLVKRSLAESDQTVVSIFVNPKQFGPGEDLDTYPANWEADRSLLEPLGVDAVFLPTRDMMYPGEFQTVVTVEGLTGHLCGKSRPGFFQGVTTVVLKLFHIVQPHMAYFGEKDRQQLHVIRRMVEDLNLDVKIVGCPIVRDADGLAKSSRNQYLNAEQRETALSLSRALEMARERIAACETDATLLRREIEFVFAPHPDARIDYVSVCDADTFEELEVIHDKALVALAVFVGKARLIDNCLIERVPCKEPC, encoded by the coding sequence ATGGAAATCCTTCGCACCATCGCGGACATGAAAGCATGGTCCCAAAAGGCCCGGAGCGCGGGCCGGGTCGTGGGTCTGGTCCCCACCATGGGAGCGCTCCACGAAGGGCATCTCAGCCTGGTGAAACGGTCGCTCGCCGAGTCGGACCAGACGGTGGTCAGCATCTTCGTCAACCCGAAGCAATTCGGTCCCGGCGAGGATCTCGACACCTACCCGGCCAACTGGGAGGCCGACCGCAGCCTGCTGGAGCCTCTGGGCGTGGATGCGGTGTTTCTGCCCACGCGGGACATGATGTATCCGGGAGAGTTCCAGACGGTGGTGACGGTTGAGGGCCTCACCGGCCACTTGTGCGGCAAAAGCCGCCCCGGATTCTTCCAGGGGGTGACCACGGTGGTGTTGAAACTGTTTCATATCGTCCAGCCGCACATGGCTTATTTCGGCGAAAAGGACCGCCAGCAGTTGCACGTCATCCGCAGAATGGTGGAGGACCTGAACCTGGACGTGAAGATCGTGGGCTGTCCCATCGTGCGCGATGCCGACGGACTGGCCAAGAGTTCGCGCAACCAGTACCTGAACGCGGAACAGCGCGAAACCGCGCTGTCATTGAGCCGCGCGCTGGAGATGGCGAGGGAGCGCATTGCGGCGTGTGAAACCGACGCCACGCTTCTGCGCCGGGAAATTGAATTCGTGTTCGCGCCGCACCCCGATGCGCGCATCGATTACGTATCGGTCTGCGATGCGGACACGTTTGAGGAGTTGGAAGTCATTCATGACAAGGCCCTGGTGGCCCTGGCGGTGTTTGTCGGGAAAGCCAGATTGATCGATAACTGTTTGATTGAGAGAGTGCCATGCAAAGAACCATGCTGA
- the panD gene encoding aspartate 1-decarboxylase produces MQRTMLTAKLHRATVTDRDIEYEGSIEIDENLMDEVDILAYEQVHIYNINNGNRFLTYVIPGPRNSGRISVNGAAARMVERNDRIIIAAYGMMSANKSNDYKPKVLLLNESNQVVERQGALAFSEKAFS; encoded by the coding sequence ATGCAAAGAACCATGCTGACCGCGAAGCTTCACCGGGCGACGGTCACCGACCGCGACATCGAGTACGAAGGAAGCATTGAGATCGACGAGAACTTGATGGATGAGGTGGACATCCTGGCCTACGAGCAGGTGCATATTTACAATATCAACAACGGCAACCGATTTTTGACCTACGTCATCCCCGGACCGCGCAATTCGGGCCGTATTTCCGTCAATGGCGCCGCCGCCCGGATGGTGGAGAGAAATGATCGCATTATAATTGCCGCTTATGGTATGATGAGCGCAAATAAAAGTAATGATTACAAACCCAAAGTCCTCCTGCTGAACGAATCCAATCAGGTCGTTGAAAGACAGGGGGCCTTGGCATTTTCTGAAAAAGCTTTTTCATGA
- a CDS encoding tetratricopeptide repeat protein, whose product MTELFWIASLIFTTYMCIDCINRKEHFVWIIVMIVLMPVGAIAYFFAVKNRVSAPSSGNGGGQQSAGRSSFFQPSAPRKELDTEETLQLKELIGKYDKAYHYEKLGQIYLEQKKYDLAIEPFQEAVKRDPEMNEARYGLAKCYYGQGRFSEAAEVLEELVEIDKKYDYGNAIFGLAECYRLSGQEDKALETYEAVINSYHFFKAYYHYAKLLDKRGKKQEAIDYMKSIIGSSKDLPDYKLEKERRWIDEAYKFLRKNGIELA is encoded by the coding sequence ATGACGGAATTGTTCTGGATCGCCTCGCTGATCTTCACCACATACATGTGCATCGACTGCATCAACCGCAAGGAGCACTTCGTCTGGATCATTGTGATGATCGTGCTGATGCCGGTGGGCGCCATCGCCTACTTCTTTGCTGTCAAAAACCGCGTGTCCGCACCGTCGTCCGGCAATGGCGGCGGACAGCAGAGCGCGGGCCGGTCGTCCTTCTTCCAGCCCAGCGCACCGCGCAAGGAGTTGGACACGGAAGAGACCCTGCAACTCAAGGAGTTGATCGGCAAGTACGACAAGGCCTATCACTACGAGAAGCTCGGCCAGATTTACCTTGAACAGAAAAAATACGACCTGGCTATCGAGCCGTTTCAGGAAGCGGTCAAGCGCGATCCGGAAATGAACGAGGCGCGCTACGGACTGGCCAAGTGCTACTACGGTCAGGGCCGCTTCTCCGAGGCCGCCGAGGTGCTCGAAGAGTTGGTGGAGATCGACAAAAAATACGACTATGGCAATGCCATTTTCGGGCTGGCCGAGTGCTACCGCCTCTCCGGGCAGGAAGACAAGGCGCTCGAAACCTACGAGGCCGTGATCAATTCCTACCACTTCTTCAAGGCGTACTACCACTACGCCAAACTGCTCGACAAGCGCGGCAAGAAGCAGGAAGCCATCGATTACATGAAAAGCATCATTGGCTCCTCGAAGGACCTGCCGGACTACAAGCTGGAAAAAGAACGCCGCTGGATCGACGAAGCCTATAAATTTCTGCGTAAAAACGGCATCGAACTGGCCTGA